One genomic window of Sphingopyxis sp. OPL5 includes the following:
- a CDS encoding PilZ domain-containing protein gives MNEPRFSAPGEDQDGDTDADRRGGDRFRTVWRIAKVTRDGDAGLWRVRNMSDGGMMLAVEVPVSVGERLEIALSETIVIQGRVAWCEEGRCGVAFDAAVDGNEVLRQLAAEQQSGDYRAPRLPVHTRAQLITDGAVSDIELADLSQSGAGFLHDVPMEVGKALELVLPGDIRRQAIVRWSRGGRGGLWLTEPLGRADLESIRHFKA, from the coding sequence ATGAACGAACCCCGCTTCTCTGCCCCCGGAGAAGATCAAGATGGCGACACCGACGCCGATCGCCGTGGCGGCGACCGGTTCCGGACCGTGTGGCGCATCGCGAAGGTCACCCGCGACGGCGACGCCGGGCTGTGGCGCGTGCGCAACATGTCCGACGGCGGCATGATGCTCGCGGTCGAGGTACCGGTGTCGGTCGGCGAGCGGCTCGAAATCGCGCTGTCCGAAACCATCGTCATCCAGGGCCGCGTCGCCTGGTGCGAAGAGGGGCGCTGCGGCGTCGCCTTCGACGCGGCGGTCGATGGTAACGAAGTGCTCCGGCAACTCGCCGCCGAACAGCAGTCGGGCGACTATCGCGCCCCGCGCCTGCCGGTGCACACCCGCGCGCAACTGATAACCGACGGCGCGGTCAGCGACATCGAACTCGCCGACCTGTCGCAAAGCGGCGCCGGTTTCCTGCACGATGTCCCTATGGAGGTCGGCAAGGCGCTCGAACTCGTGTTGCCCGGCGACATCCGCCGTCAGGCGATCGTCCGCTGGTCGCGCGGCGGCCGCGGCGGGCTGTGGCTCACTGAACCGCTGGGGCGGGCGGATTTGGAGAGTATCCGGCATTTCAAGGCGTGA
- a CDS encoding DUF4365 domain-containing protein, which produces MSKKLTANQILGEIGENAVKGRFLNLGFQFDGRSRLEAGIDGIAEVMDNGQPLARMIAVQVKATENGRYSSETDDGFAYLLRREDLDYWKGSNLPVIVVLYRRSDNSFYWQEVPRGTDEAERRIQFDKTADVLDTSSVNRLAALTVPKAGFGYYVPPLGGGEEAIVNILPITLPSEIFTASTPYDVRKAIAIILDGDEPARFDWIIRGGIFWSFHDPRTSSCRDIVDLDQVVAIDTEDLAFHDDVDEQNKFIHLLRETLRHQTRTDLNFSKSGKYLYFRAEEAATQRNFAYLSSKKWTGADVVAVTMSDREEGRVSFVRHHAFAPRFERLPGQWYLIITPTYHFTTNGFTAHPHPSALLAGKKRMDKSAALRGQVIMWHRFLTQAERQAESDLANLFAEPEAMEPRLMFGPPPTVQLATKVPEDGWGGGKKKADVVDNQEGLFA; this is translated from the coding sequence ATGTCAAAAAAGCTCACCGCCAATCAAATCCTCGGCGAGATCGGCGAGAATGCCGTGAAGGGCCGCTTCCTCAACCTGGGATTCCAATTCGACGGGCGATCGAGGCTGGAGGCCGGCATCGACGGCATCGCCGAAGTCATGGATAATGGCCAGCCATTGGCACGAATGATCGCGGTGCAGGTGAAGGCCACTGAGAACGGCCGGTATTCGTCGGAGACCGATGACGGCTTTGCATACCTCCTTCGCCGCGAGGACCTCGACTACTGGAAAGGATCCAACCTGCCGGTGATCGTTGTCCTATACCGCCGTTCCGACAATAGCTTCTACTGGCAGGAGGTGCCACGCGGCACGGATGAAGCCGAGCGTCGGATCCAGTTCGACAAAACCGCCGACGTCCTCGACACGAGTTCGGTAAACCGGCTTGCGGCGCTGACAGTGCCCAAGGCCGGGTTCGGCTACTACGTCCCGCCGCTCGGCGGAGGCGAGGAGGCGATCGTCAACATCCTCCCTATTACCCTGCCCTCCGAGATCTTCACCGCGTCAACCCCCTACGATGTCCGCAAAGCCATCGCGATTATCCTCGACGGTGATGAGCCCGCCCGGTTCGACTGGATCATCCGCGGCGGGATTTTCTGGTCCTTCCATGATCCGCGCACGTCTTCATGCCGCGACATCGTCGATCTCGACCAAGTGGTGGCGATCGACACCGAGGATCTGGCCTTCCACGACGACGTGGACGAGCAGAACAAGTTCATCCACCTTCTGCGCGAAACACTGAGGCATCAGACGCGGACGGACCTTAACTTCAGCAAGAGCGGGAAGTACCTCTACTTCCGAGCCGAGGAGGCTGCGACACAGCGGAACTTCGCGTACCTGTCGTCGAAGAAGTGGACCGGCGCGGACGTCGTCGCCGTCACCATGAGCGACCGGGAGGAGGGACGCGTCTCTTTCGTAAGGCACCATGCCTTCGCGCCGCGCTTCGAGCGTCTCCCAGGCCAGTGGTACCTGATCATCACGCCCACCTACCATTTCACCACCAACGGCTTCACCGCGCATCCCCATCCGTCGGCGCTGCTCGCCGGGAAGAAGCGCATGGACAAGAGCGCGGCGCTGCGCGGCCAGGTGATCATGTGGCATAGGTTCCTGACCCAGGCGGAGCGCCAGGCCGAAAGCGACCTCGCCAACCTCTTCGCCGAGCCCGAGGCGATGGAGCCACGGCTCATGTTCGGGCCGCCGCCTACCGTTCAGCTCGCCACCAAGGTCCCCGAGGATGGCTGGGGTGGCGGCAAGAAGAAGGCCGACGTGGTTGACAACCAGGAGGGGCTGTTCGCATGA
- a CDS encoding argonaute/piwi family protein, whose amino-acid sequence MSTFDTRIFDEPELEFGDRHHHPDPRLGLFDAGPLQPFVGDVIRIGVVGSAKTVEDTRRFLETVSAGVEGKSEKHPNMHPSFPGLGNQSPFRCRFEVEDGATATLSQGKLDRIAKEPDHQKAVEMAVDQIVSELQAMEDGGHRPDVAIIALPVRLLERVWNAKVDAGGSVEKDDSSGSDAPNFRGMLKARAMPLSFPIQIVWEDVIDEKASIPQKIKESSARKIQDLAGRSWNLMTTLYYKGSGRIPWRRMPREGEYTACYVGISFYREAGGQQLFTSAAQMFDERGRGFVLKGKRAHTESRGRHPYMTREDAREIIGNVLAAYKTHHKTLPARVIVLKTSRFKDEEADGILEALDEAGTEMRDLVWVQESYSVKLLRDGNYPVLRGTFVDLGGNGLLYTNGSMPYYGTYPGQYDPRPLLLAPHRSCDSTVTQLAEEVLSLTKINWNSTQMNQRLPIPIRAARAVGEVLKYMKEGQVESADYRKYI is encoded by the coding sequence ATGAGCACCTTCGATACCCGCATCTTCGACGAGCCCGAGCTTGAGTTCGGAGATCGACACCATCATCCCGACCCCCGGCTCGGTCTTTTCGACGCTGGCCCCCTGCAGCCCTTCGTCGGCGACGTGATCAGGATTGGCGTGGTCGGCAGCGCCAAGACGGTCGAGGATACGCGCAGGTTTTTGGAGACCGTCTCCGCCGGGGTGGAGGGCAAGTCGGAAAAGCACCCGAACATGCACCCGTCGTTTCCCGGGCTGGGGAATCAGAGCCCATTCAGGTGCAGGTTCGAGGTCGAGGACGGCGCCACCGCGACGCTTTCACAAGGGAAGCTCGACAGGATCGCCAAGGAGCCGGACCACCAGAAGGCGGTGGAGATGGCCGTCGACCAGATCGTCTCGGAACTCCAGGCCATGGAGGACGGAGGGCACCGGCCTGACGTCGCAATCATCGCGCTCCCCGTCCGGCTGCTAGAGCGGGTCTGGAACGCCAAGGTCGATGCCGGCGGGTCCGTCGAGAAGGACGACAGCAGCGGTTCCGACGCCCCTAACTTCCGGGGCATGCTGAAGGCGCGAGCGATGCCGCTCAGCTTCCCAATCCAGATCGTCTGGGAGGACGTCATCGACGAGAAGGCGTCGATACCGCAGAAAATCAAGGAGAGCAGCGCCCGCAAGATCCAGGATCTCGCCGGCCGCAGCTGGAACCTGATGACCACGCTTTACTACAAGGGCAGCGGCCGGATCCCGTGGCGTCGCATGCCGCGCGAAGGCGAGTACACCGCCTGCTATGTCGGCATCAGCTTCTATCGCGAGGCTGGAGGACAGCAGCTGTTCACGAGCGCCGCCCAGATGTTCGACGAGCGCGGGCGAGGCTTCGTCCTCAAAGGCAAGCGCGCGCACACCGAGAGCCGTGGTCGTCACCCCTACATGACCCGCGAGGACGCACGCGAGATCATCGGAAACGTGCTCGCCGCATACAAGACGCACCACAAGACGCTGCCCGCGAGGGTGATCGTGCTGAAGACGTCGCGCTTCAAGGACGAGGAGGCCGACGGTATACTGGAGGCGCTGGATGAAGCCGGGACCGAGATGCGCGACCTCGTCTGGGTGCAGGAGTCCTACTCCGTGAAACTGCTGCGCGACGGCAACTATCCCGTGCTGCGCGGCACCTTCGTCGACCTTGGGGGCAACGGCCTGCTCTACACCAACGGGAGCATGCCGTACTACGGCACATACCCGGGACAATATGATCCACGGCCACTGCTCCTCGCTCCGCACCGCAGCTGCGACAGCACCGTGACCCAGCTGGCGGAGGAGGTCCTCTCCCTCACCAAGATCAACTGGAATTCGACCCAGATGAACCAGCGCCTTCCAATACCGATAAGGGCGGCGCGCGCCGTCGGCGAGGTTCTGAAGTACATGAAGGAAGGTCAGGTCGAGAGCGCCGACTACCGCAAGTACATCTGA
- a CDS encoding GIY-YIG nuclease family protein, giving the protein MPVYFILEENDADWRMKIGRATNLRGRRGALQTGNSRPLKVVGWIEAENEADTEKRLHAKYAAHNISRHGGSTAREWFHLQPADILEDLQRAGIDGFVEKNADAFEVVGHDRDGVPEYMGVWDWTSLELEECCPFCGCFCGMHFQDASQMFHCLSCDELTDFSGPDIDNEEDYLAWKEQDERLKAARASKPRRRSP; this is encoded by the coding sequence ATGCCCGTCTACTTCATCCTAGAGGAGAACGACGCTGATTGGCGGATGAAGATCGGGCGCGCGACCAACCTCAGGGGCCGCCGGGGTGCCCTGCAGACCGGCAACTCGCGCCCGCTCAAGGTCGTGGGATGGATCGAGGCGGAGAATGAGGCTGATACGGAGAAGCGGCTCCATGCGAAATATGCAGCTCACAACATCAGCCGGCATGGCGGAAGCACGGCCAGGGAGTGGTTCCACCTACAGCCCGCCGACATTCTCGAGGACCTGCAGCGAGCCGGCATTGACGGCTTCGTTGAAAAGAATGCGGACGCCTTTGAGGTAGTCGGTCACGATCGTGACGGTGTACCCGAATATATGGGTGTCTGGGACTGGACCAGCCTCGAGCTCGAAGAGTGCTGCCCGTTTTGTGGATGCTTTTGCGGCATGCATTTTCAAGATGCATCGCAGATGTTTCACTGTTTGAGCTGCGACGAGCTTACCGACTTCTCGGGTCCCGATATTGACAACGAAGAAGACTATCTTGCTTGGAAGGAACAAGACGAGCGCTTGAAAGCCGCGCGTGCGTCCAAACCGCGACGTCGGTCACCGTAA
- a CDS encoding AAA family ATPase, with the protein MASEPIDDVVAWSNTQVPWRQDCLRRLAIANDLSESDEAELLGMIKHAAGFTLAETPPTADPFTKGHFSGGSHTPIVLKGIANIAGVNRLVANASLDFCPKALTVVYGRNGSGKSGFVRILRTACRTRIESAATLKVLADVYGDGKGALSADIMIDAGTGDVPIAWSPGMTAAPQLGQVAVFDTASAQLYVDGGNKIRYLPFGLALPHRLNGVCLSFKAILEAEQQTAVGTKISLATVTFLTVRETAAQKFNSTITKATTDAAIEKASSFSEADEARLNEVTCILSAGSTAAADMANLVSWVDSLAVECATAETGLSDEALAAAAALKSTAVIAREAARLAAGALFDDEPLPGVSSESWRKLWRAAREYSVTEAYPEKAFPVLPADSVVADCVLCQQPLLPDGAARMQRFQAYMDDTLDTAATTAEQAVIDTIAALPAFKQLTAVDFAERIEQIRSRDTGLADALTTFQASVTARHAEAEGRLAGGAENDMPVLASSTEAVKALATKLADEKAELIRASDADQRLKFESEKGELEDRKILNANAVKLITRRDLMVTDAAYAKALALVATTGITKRANELLDTHLTSAVVSQFDAERERFEIKHLKIGLARKSGQTKAEFEVNPQTTLTKITSQILSEGEQRALALAGFLTEVALTDGSGPIIVDDPVSSLDRERSAKVADRIAEEAGKRQVVVFTHDMVFFNELCRAADEAGIEPVTVALFSDLEAAGKVDPAGMGWKGLNVAKRISNIKNRFAPMPKLHAASPANYEYEIKGLYGRLRDTYERVVEEVIFCDIVRRGSDVVQTQMLRYVTLPDTLAIRFHEGMSRANTHSHDNPASDTVPVPKPEEFQAHLAELEQLVADFKAAKDLAEAARPQMKPKK; encoded by the coding sequence ATGGCGAGTGAACCGATTGACGATGTTGTTGCTTGGTCGAACACACAGGTGCCTTGGCGGCAGGATTGCCTCCGCCGCCTCGCTATCGCCAATGATCTAAGCGAGAGCGACGAGGCTGAACTGCTTGGCATGATCAAGCATGCGGCAGGATTCACACTGGCCGAAACGCCGCCCACCGCGGATCCATTCACCAAAGGACATTTCAGCGGCGGCAGTCATACTCCTATCGTCCTGAAAGGCATCGCCAACATTGCCGGCGTCAATCGCCTTGTCGCGAACGCATCACTCGACTTTTGCCCCAAGGCGCTGACCGTCGTCTATGGTCGCAATGGCAGCGGCAAGAGCGGCTTCGTTCGAATTCTGCGGACTGCATGTCGAACCCGCATCGAGAGCGCCGCGACGCTGAAGGTGCTAGCCGATGTGTATGGCGACGGCAAAGGCGCGCTGTCCGCCGACATAATGATCGACGCCGGCACCGGCGACGTTCCAATAGCCTGGTCGCCGGGAATGACAGCGGCGCCTCAGCTCGGCCAGGTGGCGGTGTTCGATACTGCGTCCGCGCAGCTCTACGTCGATGGCGGCAACAAGATCCGATACCTGCCCTTCGGCCTCGCACTTCCTCACCGGTTGAACGGGGTTTGCCTGTCCTTCAAGGCGATTCTGGAGGCGGAACAACAAACCGCTGTCGGCACGAAGATATCTTTGGCGACGGTCACATTCCTAACGGTACGTGAAACGGCCGCGCAGAAGTTCAATAGCACGATCACCAAGGCGACCACCGACGCGGCGATCGAAAAGGCATCGTCCTTCAGTGAAGCCGACGAAGCCCGGCTCAACGAGGTGACCTGCATTTTGTCGGCCGGATCGACCGCTGCCGCCGACATGGCCAACCTTGTGTCATGGGTCGACTCGCTCGCGGTCGAGTGCGCGACGGCCGAGACGGGGCTGAGCGACGAAGCCTTGGCGGCGGCCGCAGCACTCAAAAGCACCGCCGTAATTGCACGCGAAGCGGCAAGGCTCGCCGCCGGCGCGCTGTTCGACGACGAACCATTGCCCGGCGTGAGCAGCGAGAGCTGGCGCAAGCTGTGGCGCGCGGCGCGGGAGTATTCGGTCACCGAAGCTTATCCGGAGAAGGCGTTTCCCGTCCTGCCGGCCGATTCCGTTGTCGCGGACTGCGTCCTGTGCCAGCAACCCCTGCTGCCCGATGGCGCAGCAAGGATGCAGCGCTTCCAGGCCTATATGGACGACACCCTTGACACAGCAGCGACCACGGCCGAGCAGGCCGTCATCGACACTATCGCGGCACTCCCTGCGTTCAAGCAGCTTACCGCTGTAGACTTCGCAGAGCGCATCGAACAAATCCGCTCGCGCGACACCGGACTGGCAGATGCCCTCACGACTTTTCAGGCATCGGTGACCGCTCGTCATGCCGAAGCAGAGGGCCGGCTAGCGGGTGGTGCCGAAAACGACATGCCAGTCCTGGCGTCCTCCACCGAGGCGGTGAAGGCATTGGCTACCAAGCTTGCTGATGAAAAGGCGGAACTGATCAGGGCCAGCGACGCCGACCAGCGGCTCAAGTTCGAGTCCGAAAAGGGCGAACTGGAAGATCGCAAGATTTTGAACGCCAACGCCGTGAAACTGATCACGCGCCGCGACCTGATGGTGACCGACGCAGCCTACGCAAAGGCGCTGGCGCTGGTAGCAACGACCGGCATCACCAAGCGGGCAAACGAGTTGCTCGACACCCATCTGACCTCGGCTGTGGTGTCGCAGTTCGATGCCGAGCGCGAGCGCTTCGAGATCAAGCATCTGAAAATCGGCCTGGCGCGGAAAAGCGGGCAAACCAAAGCAGAGTTCGAGGTGAACCCGCAGACAACGCTGACCAAGATCACCTCGCAAATCCTGAGCGAAGGCGAGCAGCGGGCGCTCGCGCTGGCCGGCTTCCTGACCGAAGTCGCTTTGACCGATGGTTCGGGTCCCATTATCGTTGACGATCCGGTCTCTTCCCTCGATCGGGAGCGCAGCGCCAAGGTCGCGGACCGCATCGCAGAGGAAGCAGGGAAGCGACAGGTGGTCGTGTTCACGCACGATATGGTGTTTTTCAACGAGCTCTGCCGCGCGGCCGACGAAGCCGGGATAGAACCTGTGACCGTTGCCCTGTTCAGCGACCTCGAAGCTGCCGGTAAGGTCGATCCTGCGGGGATGGGCTGGAAGGGCCTCAACGTCGCCAAGCGCATCAGCAACATCAAGAACCGTTTCGCGCCGATGCCCAAACTCCATGCGGCGAGCCCGGCAAACTATGAGTACGAGATCAAGGGTCTCTATGGCCGCTTGCGCGACACGTACGAGCGTGTCGTCGAGGAGGTGATCTTCTGCGATATCGTACGTCGCGGCTCAGATGTCGTCCAGACCCAGATGCTCCGTTATGTCACTTTGCCCGATACTCTCGCAATCCGGTTCCATGAAGGCATGTCCCGCGCCAACACTCACAGCCACGACAATCCGGCATCAGATACAGTACCGGTACCCAAGCCGGAGGAGTTTCAGGCGCACCTTGCTGAGCTTGAGCAACTTGTCGCCGACTTCAAGGCGGCTAAGGATCTGGCGGAAGCCGCCCGTCCGCAGATGAAGCCAAAGAAGTGA
- a CDS encoding relaxase/mobilization nuclease domain-containing protein: MESAVWEASRPPYRVRYIHDPGAQPSVPLYASYGVANPKTARAKLARIVRGAPEVVVKVTGRQRGGSHVKAHLDYIGRKGAVDIETRDGEILTSKDDIAERAAEWSDTLEWRSRPTVSSVSLIFSMPEGTDPDKVVGAVRALAHAELSDNYDYVLALHTDTPRPHVHLMVQAEGLDRNRFNPRPVQLHRFRERFARELRERGVAAEATPRRARGRGVVGSSIALVKLRARLASGASGVMTNADRRTNEQAIAVARGQANLPSFIAKGKTRWQAIRQAYRQAAAALDASGQPDDRALARDVRIFLDKQPDVHATPEIFAARHAQALSAARAKHDPPGPKPPLHDRGR, from the coding sequence TTGGAATCAGCCGTGTGGGAAGCGAGCCGTCCGCCATATCGTGTGCGCTATATCCACGATCCGGGCGCTCAGCCAAGCGTGCCGCTTTACGCCAGCTACGGTGTCGCCAATCCGAAGACGGCACGCGCCAAGCTGGCGCGGATCGTGCGCGGCGCGCCCGAGGTGGTGGTCAAGGTCACGGGCCGCCAGCGGGGCGGCAGCCATGTCAAAGCCCATCTCGACTATATCGGGCGGAAAGGGGCGGTCGATATCGAAACCCGCGATGGTGAGATCCTGACCAGCAAGGACGACATCGCCGAGCGTGCGGCCGAATGGAGCGATACGCTAGAATGGCGGTCGCGGCCAACGGTGTCGTCGGTGTCGCTGATCTTCTCGATGCCCGAAGGCACCGACCCCGACAAGGTGGTGGGAGCCGTTCGCGCGCTGGCCCATGCCGAACTCAGCGACAATTATGATTATGTCTTGGCGCTGCATACCGACACGCCGCGCCCCCATGTCCATCTGATGGTTCAGGCCGAAGGGTTGGACCGCAACCGGTTCAATCCCAGACCGGTTCAGCTTCACCGCTTTCGCGAGCGGTTCGCCCGCGAACTGCGTGAGCGCGGTGTCGCGGCGGAAGCCACGCCGCGGCGGGCGCGGGGCAGGGGAGTCGTCGGATCGAGCATTGCGCTGGTCAAACTTCGCGCCCGCCTGGCGAGCGGGGCCAGCGGCGTGATGACCAACGCTGACAGGCGAACTAACGAGCAGGCCATCGCCGTTGCGCGCGGTCAGGCCAATCTTCCATCCTTTATCGCCAAAGGCAAAACCCGCTGGCAGGCGATACGCCAAGCCTATCGCCAGGCGGCCGCCGCGCTGGATGCAAGTGGTCAACCGGATGATCGGGCGCTCGCAAGGGACGTTCGGATATTTCTCGACAAGCAACCCGACGTACACGCCACGCCCGAGATCTTTGCCGCGCGTCATGCTCAGGCCCTGTCGGCAGCACGCGCTAAACATGATCCGCCAGGTCCCAAGCCGCCACTGCATGATCGAGGGCGCTAA
- a CDS encoding single-stranded DNA-binding protein, whose protein sequence is MQNIAEFRIIGRIGKVEVKEKVTYLSVASNYNRKDGDDWKTDVHWNSVTLFDKLAKRLTASKGDLVHITGRVRQNQYEAGGSTHYGVDLIADGIAILAKKDGGPADDEKPD, encoded by the coding sequence ATGCAGAACATCGCAGAATTTCGGATCATCGGCCGCATCGGCAAGGTCGAGGTCAAGGAGAAGGTCACTTATCTTTCGGTGGCCTCGAACTACAACCGCAAGGACGGCGACGACTGGAAAACCGACGTGCACTGGAACAGCGTTACGCTGTTTGACAAGCTCGCCAAGCGTCTGACCGCCAGCAAGGGCGACCTCGTTCACATCACCGGTCGCGTCCGCCAGAACCAATATGAGGCAGGCGGCAGCACCCACTACGGCGTCGATCTGATCGCCGACGGCATCGCCATCCTCGCCAAGAAGGACGGCGGCCCTGCCGATGACGAAAAGCCGGACTGA
- a CDS encoding DUF1289 domain-containing protein: protein MIDRPQSPCVAVCALDARAEFCTGCGRTIAEIGEWGGATAERQCAILALLPERMARQAADQPVVL from the coding sequence ATGATCGACCGTCCTCAATCGCCCTGTGTTGCGGTCTGCGCGCTCGATGCGCGCGCAGAGTTTTGCACCGGCTGCGGTCGCACCATAGCCGAGATCGGCGAATGGGGCGGCGCGACTGCCGAACGGCAGTGCGCGATACTGGCCTTGTTGCCGGAGCGGATGGCGCGGCAAGCCGCTGATCAGCCGGTAGTGCTATGA
- a CDS encoding ParB/RepB/Spo0J family partition protein: protein MTLQTVKLSQLRLSPLNVRRVKPKAIDQLAADMLAHGQLQNLVVYAEGNRFEVAAGGRRYRAFKQLEKAKAISASHPVSVDVRDKAEAVELSLAENVSREDMHVADAVIAYGDLRAEGKSPQDIAARFGVALSYVKKVLRLSALHPDALAYLARDQIGMEAAQALTLTDNHGRQLEALKRFGNSAHQIRRVLTEEKIGTGHALFLFIGHDAYGAAGGTITADLFAANGDGYADNPELVATLATAKMADVEAGYRGEGWSDVRASLERPDDYYNLVTVHADGKREPTEAEQAERARIQVAADARLAELGKGNQWGDSVLNGLEREARILENRLCVFTDAQKADSAMVLFVGNGGKVEAKAIRTKRIAKGGNGDAPAIKPDYSGAMIETLSKIKTLAVQEAVATNPALALDILLDCLVGQGIHGEPSYYSPLSLRLEGFNAGVPDDMMTLTEIASVDEIGGSDFAALPEVNRFAAIQAMDPDVKGRLLALLVARQINGGETSGSRRDRRHERFDQIAFASGVDMVAKWQAPVAFYDRLKKPVIAKIMTEVLGKPAADNCAKMKKGDLAAAAAERMAGRGWLPPALVIVEPPVEVAQERPVFDDEDDGDEEGEAPEFEEEDAA from the coding sequence ATGACCCTACAGACCGTCAAACTTTCGCAGCTTCGTTTGTCGCCGCTCAACGTGCGTCGGGTGAAGCCCAAGGCCATCGACCAGCTTGCCGCCGATATGCTGGCGCATGGTCAGTTGCAGAACCTTGTCGTTTACGCCGAAGGCAATCGTTTCGAGGTTGCCGCCGGAGGCCGACGTTACCGCGCCTTCAAGCAGCTTGAGAAGGCCAAGGCGATTTCTGCCAGCCATCCGGTCAGTGTGGACGTGCGCGACAAGGCCGAGGCAGTCGAACTGTCGCTGGCGGAAAATGTGAGCCGCGAGGATATGCACGTTGCCGATGCGGTGATCGCTTATGGCGACCTCCGTGCCGAGGGCAAATCGCCCCAGGATATTGCCGCGCGGTTCGGCGTGGCCCTGTCCTACGTCAAGAAGGTGTTGCGGCTGTCGGCATTACACCCCGATGCGCTTGCCTATCTGGCACGCGATCAGATCGGCATGGAGGCTGCACAGGCACTGACCCTGACCGATAACCACGGCCGCCAGCTTGAGGCGTTGAAGCGGTTCGGCAACAGCGCCCACCAAATCCGGCGGGTGCTGACCGAGGAGAAGATCGGCACGGGCCATGCCCTGTTCCTGTTCATCGGGCATGATGCCTATGGCGCAGCGGGCGGGACGATCACCGCCGACCTGTTTGCCGCGAATGGCGATGGGTATGCCGACAACCCCGAACTGGTCGCTACGCTGGCGACTGCGAAGATGGCCGATGTAGAAGCGGGCTATCGTGGGGAAGGCTGGAGCGATGTTCGGGCATCGCTCGAACGACCGGACGACTATTACAACCTTGTCACTGTCCATGCCGACGGGAAGCGCGAGCCGACCGAAGCCGAACAGGCCGAGCGCGCCCGTATTCAGGTAGCAGCCGACGCGCGGCTTGCCGAACTCGGTAAGGGCAACCAGTGGGGCGACAGTGTGCTCAACGGTTTGGAACGCGAAGCCCGCATCCTCGAAAACCGCCTATGCGTGTTCACCGACGCGCAGAAGGCCGACAGCGCGATGGTGCTGTTCGTCGGCAATGGCGGCAAGGTCGAGGCCAAGGCTATCCGCACCAAGCGCATTGCCAAAGGAGGCAACGGCGATGCGCCAGCGATCAAACCCGATTATTCGGGGGCGATGATCGAGACACTATCGAAGATCAAGACGTTGGCCGTGCAGGAAGCGGTTGCCACCAACCCCGCGCTTGCACTCGACATCTTGCTCGATTGTCTTGTCGGGCAGGGCATCCACGGCGAACCGTCCTATTACTCCCCGCTGTCATTGCGGCTCGAAGGGTTCAACGCTGGCGTTCCCGACGACATGATGACCTTGACCGAGATTGCATCGGTCGATGAGATCGGCGGTAGCGACTTCGCCGCACTGCCGGAGGTCAATCGGTTCGCGGCCATTCAGGCGATGGACCCTGACGTCAAGGGGCGGTTGCTGGCGTTGCTTGTTGCGCGCCAGATCAACGGCGGCGAAACGTCCGGCTCGCGCCGTGACCGTCGCCATGAGCGGTTCGATCAGATCGCGTTCGCCAGCGGCGTCGATATGGTCGCCAAGTGGCAAGCGCCGGTCGCTTTTTACGACCGGCTCAAAAAGCCTGTGATCGCCAAGATCATGACCGAGGTGCTGGGCAAGCCCGCTGCCGACAATTGCGCCAAGATGAAGAAGGGCGACCTTGCCGCTGCCGCCGCCGAGCGAATGGCAGGGCGTGGATGGCTGCCGCCAGCGCTTGTGATCGTTGAGCCGCCCGTCGAGGTAGCGCAGGAGCGCCCCGTGTTCGACGATGAAGATGATGGCGATGAGGAAGGCGAAGCCCCCGAGTTCGAGGAAGAAGACGCGGCTTGA
- a CDS encoding DUF3768 domain-containing protein yields the protein MSAAAPRPIAIAREQTVRIARLNDLARSAMGVACTAVATVGFRSLPEADQSRVRELIETFDAFDEDNDPHGERDFGTIYQLADGRWTTERPRLRDNERERVFWKLDYYDCAMRFASDDAANPAITRRVLTIMLSDEY from the coding sequence GTGAGCGCCGCCGCCCCAAGGCCGATCGCCATAGCGCGCGAGCAGACCGTTCGCATCGCCCGTTTGAACGACCTTGCGCGTAGCGCGATGGGGGTTGCTTGCACTGCCGTCGCGACGGTCGGGTTCCGGTCGCTGCCCGAGGCGGACCAGTCCCGCGTCCGCGAGTTGATCGAGACCTTCGACGCCTTCGACGAGGACAATGACCCGCACGGCGAGCGCGATTTCGGGACGATCTACCAGCTTGCCGATGGGCGCTGGACGACCGAGCGCCCGCGACTGCGCGACAATGAGCGCGAACGGGTGTTCTGGAAACTCGATTATTACGACTGTGCGATGCGGTTCGCCAGCGACGACGCGGCAAACCCAGCGATCACGCGGCGCGTCCTGACCATCATGCTGTCCGATGAATATTGA